One region of Solanum pennellii chromosome 6, SPENNV200 genomic DNA includes:
- the LOC107022286 gene encoding transcription factor MYB14-like — MGEVVFQLQHGKNTGYVKKGAWSPQEDKKLIDYIAKYRIWNWSQMPKFAGLSRTGKSCRLRWINYLRPDIKRGPFSLEETQTIIKMYQSLGNRWSAIAKELPGRTDNEIKNFYHTHLKKHVGTKVEVKPKSRKKAKQIEMSTQKKPLITTNCPNIQSFDFTNSSSSSSYIIFDENYDFLETYNQENDVTSIVNQVDDENIVILESNPESISTSSVDLYIQDFMDVSIDSSNVDFWLELYMAADNLNT, encoded by the exons ATGGGAGAAGTAGTGTTCCAGCTGCAACATGGCAAAAACACGGGTTATGTTAAGAAGGGTGCTTGGTCTCCTCAAGAAGACAAAAAATTGATTGATTATATCGCGAAATATCGTATTTGGAACTGGAGCCAGATGCCCAAATTTGCAG GGCTATCAAGAACTGGAAAGAGTTGTAGACTGAGATGGATCAACTATTTGAGGCCTGATATAAAGAGAGGGCCATTTAGCCTTGAAGAAACTCAAACAATCATCAAAATGTATCAATCACTTGGAAACAG gtGGTCAGCTATAGCTAAAGAATTGCCTGGAAGAACAGATAACGAAATCAAGAATTTCTACCATACCCATTTAAAGAAGCACGTTGGGACAAAAGTTGAAGTGAAACCTAAATCAAGGAAGAAAGCTAAACAAATAGAGATGAGTACTCAAAAGAAGCCTTTGATAACTACTAATTGTCCAAATATTCAATCATTTGATTTCACCaactcctcctcctcctctagCTACATCatatttgatgaaaattatgATTTCTTGGAAACATATAATCAAGAGAATGATGTTACTTCAATTGTCAATCAAGTTGATGACGAAAACATAGTTATATTGGAGAGTAATCCAGAGAGTATTAGTACATCAAGTGTTGATTTGTACATACAAGATTTCATGGATGTGAGCATTGATTCATCTAATGTTGATTTCTGGTTGGAGCTATATATGGCGGCAGACAATCTGAACACCTAG
- the LOC107022285 gene encoding uncharacterized protein LOC107022285 yields MYHDGKGPNVKEIQRVMYSSFHCSPSYWKCWKGGVVTKKMVQGTAENRYSCLPTFSYMFETLNVGSSYCLIVNEDTYRFIYYFLAISVCIKGFAHMRKVIAVDDTHLHGKYEGVLLSFVAQDTENYVYSIAFCVVDNENDASWTFFFEKLKEIVVDEPDLCLSQIDTRVSPTAYSLEEFDDHFVEFKNKCPAAAIVLEHDICFEKWSRAYFLGNRYDMMTTNIAESLNAMLINEREYPVTSIFNSIAKRFGELFKERNAYILKSMGNQMSSAAEKIARKK; encoded by the exons ATGTATCATGATGGCAAGGGTCCAAATGTTAAAGAGATTCAAAGAGTTATGTATAGTTCTTTTCATTGTAGTCCAAGCTATTGGAAATGTTGGAAGGGTGGTGTGGTTACTAAGAAAATGGTTCAAGGGACAGCAGAGAATAGATATTCATGCTTACCGACTTTTTCTTACATGTTCGAGACACTTAATGTTGGTTCAAGTTATTGTCTTATTGTAAATGAGGATACTTATaggtttatatattatttcttggCCATTAGTGTTTGCATTAAGGGATTTGCCCACATGAGAAAGGTAATTGCAGTTGATGACACTCATTTACATGGTAAATACGAGGGCGTGTTGTTGAGCTTTGTGGCACAAGATACGGAGAATTATGTTTATTCAATTGCCTTTTGTGTCGTCgacaatgaaaatgatgcatctTGGACATTTTTCTTTGAGAAATTGAAGGAGATTGTGGTTGATGAACCAGATTTGTGTTTATCTCAGATAGACACAAGAGTATCGCCAACG GCTTATTCTTTGGAGGAGTTTGACGATCATTTTGTAGAATTCAAGAACAAATGTCCCGCGGCAGCCATCGTCCTTGAGCATGATATTTGTTTTGAGAAGTGGAGTAGGGCATATTTTCTTGGCAATAGATATGACATGATGACCACGAATATTGCCGAGTCACTCAATGCTATGTTGATAAATGAAAGAGAGTATCCCGTGACATCTATATTTAATTCAATTGCTAAGAGGTTTGGAGAATTGTTTAAGGAGAGGAATGCATATATCCTCAAATCTATGGGTAATCAAATGTCGTCGGCTGCGGAGAAAATCGcaagaaaaaaatga